From the genome of Sporocytophaga myxococcoides DSM 11118:
ATTATAATCCTGTAATTTCTGCTGATGAATCAATGCTTTATTTTACATCACGAAGGGATAATAGTACAGGTCAGATGCTTCATGAAGATTTTCACTATTATGAAGATATTTACTATTCAATAAAAGATACAAATTGGTCTTCTGCTGAAGGTGTTGGAAGTAAGATAAATACGGAGAGTCATGATGCATGTATAGGTTTAAGTGCTGATGGGCAACAAATGCTTATATATAAAGCCACTTCAAATGGTGGAGATTTGTTTATCAGTAATCTTGATGGGAAAAACTGGTCGTCACCAAAAAATCTCGGGCCTAATATCAATACGCCTTTCTGGGAGTCCAGCGGTAGTTTGTCTTCAGATCATAAAGTCTTGTTTTTTACAAGCAACAAAAGCGGTGGTGTTGGTGGTACAGATATTTATATGACAAAGATGCAGGGTAACGGAGAGTATAGTACACCAATATTACTAGGGCCACAGGTTAATACTCCGGACGATGAATTGTCGCCTTTTATTCATGCAGATGGAAAAACACTTTATTTTAGTTCGAGAAGTTATAACTCTATGGGTGGTTTTGATATTTTTTCTGTTGAAATAGATCTTGAAACAGGAGAAATATTATCCAATCCTGAAAATATCGGGTATCCCATCAATACAGCTGATGATGATGTGTATTTTACCTGGTCAGCTGATAATTCAAGAGCTTATTTTTCTTCTGTAAGAGAAGGAGGAAACGGTGAGAAAGATATATACATGCTTGAAAGAAGTATAGCTCTTGCCCCTGTTGTTGTTTGGAAAGGGAGAGTAATAGATGAAATGACATTACAACCTATTGAAGCTAAAATTGAGATCTCGGATAACTCAACTCAAAAGTCTGTGGGTAAATTTTTACCAAATAAGAGTTCCGGTAAATATATTATTGCTTTACCTACCGGACGTAATTATAATATTGCAGTTGAATCTGAAAATTATTCTTTCTTTTCAAAAAATCTTGATGTCTCAAGTCTTAATAAATACGAAGAAATAGATGAGGATATTTATCTAAGGCCCCTTAAAAAGGGAACTGTTATTGTTCTCAGAAATATTTTCTTTAATGTTAATGACGCTTCTCTTAGGCCTGAGTCTGAGATTGAACTTACCAGGGTTTTTAACTTCTTATTAAAATATCCAAATATAAAGTTAGAAGTATCCGGCCATAGCGATAGTGATGGCAATCGGGGGTATAATATGGAGTTATCCAAAAAGAGAGCTGCTGCAGTTGCTGAATACTTAATTAAAAAAGGTATAAGGGCCGATAGGCTTATAAGTAATGGTTATGGGCCAAATAAGCCTATTGCTCCAAATGATAGTCCTAAAAACAAGCAAATCAACCGTAGGACCGAGTTAATGATTGTTGAATAATAAAATGGAATATAAAATAAGGCTCCCAATGGGAGCTTTTTTATTTATCAGCTGAAATGCTTTTCCATAACGGAATTGATCTTTTCCGCAGTAAGGGGCTTGTTGAGGTATCCCATTACAGAAGGATGATTTTCCAGTTTGCTCATATCATTTTCATTGGATGAAGTTGTGAGAACTACAATTACCGGATCGCTCGAAGTATGTGTTTTATAAGAGTTCAGAAATTCAAAACCATCCATCACTGGCATATTAATATCCAGAAGAATTAACTCGGGACAGGTTGCGCTTTTATTGATATGATTAATAGCTTCTTTTCCATTTAATGCTACATTTATTTCATTAGCTATTTCAAGCTTTTTGAGAAGCCTTGCGTTTAAAAAATTGTTTACATTATCATTATCAACGAGAAGAATTTTATCAATCTTTTTCATTGCAATATTAAGTTTAGTTATTGTAAAGATAAAAAGTGATGAATATATTGAATGTAATAATATTTGTTTAGCTTTTTATTCTCGGTTAAGAAATTTTTGTACTTCCTTTGATAAAAAGCAACACATTTATAAAGATTTCTGTTCTGACTCTACCCAGTTTTTAAATTTAATGAAAGTTTCATTTGCAGCATCAATGATGGTGTCATCATCATTTACAGCGCTGCTATAATGGGTTAAAGCTTCACAGAATGATTTCCATTTTTTTCCTGTTTCTTCTCCGTATCCATTGAAGAAACTTACACCAGAGTCTTTATTTAAAGAGATAGTTTCACTAATAATTCTGGATATCATTCTTCCTCCAAGGGTTGAACCCTCCATAACATAAAGGCATCCAAGAGCCTGAGATGAAGTTTTTATTTCCGGTAAGTCATTGCAAAGATTGATTTCTTCATTACACCCAAGCTTGTGAAGATCATCCTTTAATGCAGTTGACTTTCTCCTTGTTTCAAAATCATGCAGATAATTATGAATATCAGAAAAGCTATTAATTGAATTTTCAAGAGGATGAAAAAAACCATAAAATTTGATCAGTATATTTTTGTAAGATTCCAGGCTAAGCTCCCGACTGACAACAGGCTTCATTAAATTGCTATTTTCCATAGCTGCATGGTTTTCGGCAGTTTGCCGTTTTATTTTTTCAAGAAGCATAAATCTTTAAAATTATGATAGGTACTTAACTAGTTCTGGTTTTTATAAAGAATATCAGTAATAGATTTGTGCAGTTCATCTGCAGCTTTGAGAGTCTGAGTTGTCCAAGCCTTAGATGTGTTTTTTACAGTTTCTTTCCATGTACCGAATGAGTTTCTGGGATGATATGTTTTCTGATCAGATTCAAATTGAATGGCCTCATCAGGATTTCCGCCCCAATGGACAGTCTGAATAATCTCGGGACGAAAGCCCACAATATATTCTCCTCTTTTTACTGATATTGGAATTACAATTATTCCACTGGCGTCCTCTTTGTATTTATGGTTTGCATCAAGCTCCATGAGAGTTGTGTCTGAATGAAAAATTTCATCTATATTTTTTACCTTCAGCCAATAAGAAAGCTCTTTGATAAATGAGGTCTCCGGAGTTTTGCCCAATTCTCCTGTTTTACCATTAAAAACAATCACGGCACCTTGTATCTCCAGCAGTTCAAGTAAATTATTATTTTCAAGCAGACCGTCTGTAAAATTAGGCGCTGAGGTCATTTGTCTGTATAATCTTGATTGTATAGAATCGAGATGGGAGCTTACAAGCAGGTCGTTTTGTTTTTCGTTCATTACAAGCTGCGTAGACAATATGCTTGATAAGAGTTCGAATGCAGACCGAAGGTCATAGGGTATCTCCCTGGCTGTTCTGTGATGACAAGAAATTAACCCCCATAACTTATCGTTTTTAATTATGGGTGTCGACATTGAAGTCTCAACTTTCATGTTTTGCAAGTATTCCAGATGCACAGGTGCCACAGCTCTTAAGTTGCAATCACCAAGGTCTGTATATCTGAAAGTTACAGGATTAAGTATAGGGTTGAGCTTTACTGCTTTGTAACTTCTATCAGGGATAAATCTATATGGATTATTGAAGTAAAGTTCTCTGGCCTGTTTGGGA
Proteins encoded in this window:
- a CDS encoding biliverdin-producing heme oxygenase; the protein is MLLEKIKRQTAENHAAMENSNLMKPVVSRELSLESYKNILIKFYGFFHPLENSINSFSDIHNYLHDFETRRKSTALKDDLHKLGCNEEINLCNDLPEIKTSSQALGCLYVMEGSTLGGRMISRIISETISLNKDSGVSFFNGYGEETGKKWKSFCEALTHYSSAVNDDDTIIDAANETFIKFKNWVESEQKSL
- a CDS encoding GAF domain-containing protein gives rise to the protein MENNPSKKNYDSDFCGNLPLNFINSIQPYGALIVVEKRRWTIIQVSENIRELFGKEVIEILNNPLSTFLSKKDYEALLLKINDDNLKERVPLNFSFNNLECLAIAHFKDGQVVMELERVPAIKKDFSYLYQDVKYIVAKLKNVDSITQISKIACEEIKRISGFDKVMIYQFDESWNGLVIAEARNDDMDVYLGLRFPASDIPKQARELYFNNPYRFIPDRSYKAVKLNPILNPVTFRYTDLGDCNLRAVAPVHLEYLQNMKVETSMSTPIIKNDKLWGLISCHHRTAREIPYDLRSAFELLSSILSTQLVMNEKQNDLLVSSHLDSIQSRLYRQMTSAPNFTDGLLENNNLLELLEIQGAVIVFNGKTGELGKTPETSFIKELSYWLKVKNIDEIFHSDTTLMELDANHKYKEDASGIIVIPISVKRGEYIVGFRPEIIQTVHWGGNPDEAIQFESDQKTYHPRNSFGTWKETVKNTSKAWTTQTLKAADELHKSITDILYKNQN
- a CDS encoding response regulator; the encoded protein is MKKIDKILLVDNDNVNNFLNARLLKKLEIANEINVALNGKEAINHINKSATCPELILLDINMPVMDGFEFLNSYKTHTSSDPVIVVLTTSSNENDMSKLENHPSVMGYLNKPLTAEKINSVMEKHFS
- a CDS encoding OmpA family protein, which translates into the protein MNFIKQYILIFTFILISAMVCQGQAPSDKKAKKHYEYGVSFFTDGDFKGAMENFIIAENIDKEHAGIKYYLGACYCELKSYSKALSYLEDAKSKGCTIRELNFYLGRANHLTHNFKEAIPYYTAFQQQLKGSERNRVQELDNLIKNCHNGIKLIASPLEIKVKNLGPTVNSKFPDYNPVISADESMLYFTSRRDNSTGQMLHEDFHYYEDIYYSIKDTNWSSAEGVGSKINTESHDACIGLSADGQQMLIYKATSNGGDLFISNLDGKNWSSPKNLGPNINTPFWESSGSLSSDHKVLFFTSNKSGGVGGTDIYMTKMQGNGEYSTPILLGPQVNTPDDELSPFIHADGKTLYFSSRSYNSMGGFDIFSVEIDLETGEILSNPENIGYPINTADDDVYFTWSADNSRAYFSSVREGGNGEKDIYMLERSIALAPVVVWKGRVIDEMTLQPIEAKIEISDNSTQKSVGKFLPNKSSGKYIIALPTGRNYNIAVESENYSFFSKNLDVSSLNKYEEIDEDIYLRPLKKGTVIVLRNIFFNVNDASLRPESEIELTRVFNFLLKYPNIKLEVSGHSDSDGNRGYNMELSKKRAAAVAEYLIKKGIRADRLISNGYGPNKPIAPNDSPKNKQINRRTELMIVE